Proteins co-encoded in one Ammoniphilus sp. CFH 90114 genomic window:
- a CDS encoding endospore germination permease, translating into MKSFEYGDEEVSNKEIMISVTAMIIGAGILTLPRGIAKVTMGLDGWLSIILGGGIAMLFAWVCAKLASRFPRKAFLEYATLLVTRPGAIILTLLFGFHFLFFTAYEMRVVANISKIYLFDQTPVEALGLVFLLVVVYAVSGSRVGILRINLMFMPIVLFIATAVVLMNLNFFEFDNLRPFFTSDWKGYLEATRETSFTFLGFEVLLFYVALSNQPQKAPKAAILGVSIPILLYLVVYFIVIGVFGPQSTAQMVYPTIELAKEVEVPGQFFERFESIFFTIWIMALFSTSAMALDITVMCLKFIWPKVKKVTFVFILSPVIYMIGMFPENQISVTNLGNFISYSGIGLAVFIPTLLLILAKVRGVKGHA; encoded by the coding sequence ATCATAGGAGCCGGCATCTTGACTTTACCAAGAGGAATTGCGAAAGTGACGATGGGATTGGATGGCTGGCTGTCCATAATCCTAGGAGGAGGCATAGCGATGTTATTTGCTTGGGTTTGCGCCAAGCTTGCTTCGCGTTTTCCGCGTAAGGCATTTCTGGAGTATGCCACTCTACTTGTTACCAGGCCAGGAGCTATCATCCTTACTTTGCTTTTTGGGTTTCACTTTCTATTTTTTACAGCCTATGAGATGCGTGTCGTAGCTAATATTTCTAAAATTTACTTGTTTGACCAAACACCTGTTGAAGCTCTTGGTCTGGTATTCCTGCTTGTGGTTGTTTACGCTGTGTCAGGTTCAAGAGTGGGCATTCTTAGAATAAATTTAATGTTTATGCCGATCGTATTATTCATAGCCACCGCAGTAGTTTTGATGAACCTTAACTTTTTTGAGTTCGATAACTTAAGGCCCTTTTTTACGAGCGATTGGAAGGGATATCTTGAAGCTACAAGAGAAACAAGCTTTACTTTTCTTGGTTTTGAAGTTTTATTGTTCTATGTTGCTTTATCCAATCAGCCACAAAAAGCACCAAAAGCAGCGATCTTAGGTGTTTCAATTCCCATCTTATTGTATCTGGTAGTTTACTTCATTGTCATTGGGGTCTTCGGACCGCAGTCAACAGCCCAAATGGTGTATCCAACCATTGAATTAGCTAAGGAAGTAGAGGTGCCTGGGCAATTTTTTGAACGGTTTGAATCCATTTTTTTTACGATTTGGATAATGGCTCTATTCAGCACTTCAGCGATGGCCTTGGATATTACGGTGATGTGTCTTAAATTCATATGGCCTAAGGTGAAGAAAGTGACGTTTGTTTTCATTCTTAGTCCAGTTATTTATATGATTGGGATGTTTCCAGAAAATCAAATTTCGGTAACAAATCTAGGGAATTTCATTAGTTATTCCGGCATTGGTTTGGCGGTCTTTATTCCAACGCTATTGTTAATTCTAGCAAAGGTTAGAGGGGTGAAGGGGCATGCGTAG